The Bombus fervidus isolate BK054 chromosome 8, iyBomFerv1, whole genome shotgun sequence genome window below encodes:
- the Put gene encoding activin A receptor type 2 punt isoform X1, with product MSLYATILPYLILRLLGFTLGHDVKGSSVCEFYNETMCAESQQECSGREECGPHDPGKRNHCYVLWKIDNVTKKSIIKLKGCFLDSNDCYDRPHCIENSAERKKELFFCCCDGNMCNQNFTWDPHPTSSSKPIQPSVFHESEPVPNTEQQIITLVLSISIPMLLLAIILPLLYWCYRRRKSGYFNEVWKAYVPTLEPLPLPQPSPNLGLRPIQLLEIKARGRFGAVWKAQLKNEIVAVKVFPIQDKQSWQTEQEIFKLAHMDHEDILRFIGVEKRGDNLQAEFWLITAYHEKGSLCDYLKANVVTWPEMCRIAESMARGLMHLHEEIPANKADGYKPAVAHRDFKSKNVLLKADMSACIADFGLALIFHPGKPCGDTHGQVGTRRYMAPEVLEGAINFTRDSFLRIDMYACGLVLWELASRCTVQDGPIGEYRLPFEDEVGLHPTLEDMQESVVHKKERPIILETWRKHPGLQSICDTMEECWDHDAEARLSASCVMERVATLSRTLVLNSSTLIRVDNTNETITTKESSM from the exons ATGTCCTTATATGCGACGATACTGCCATATCTCATCCTAAGATTGTTAG gaTTTACATTAGGACACGATGTCAAGGGTTCATCAGtttgtgaattttataatgaaacaATGTGTGCAGAATCCCAGCAGGAATGCTCGGGAAGAGAAGAATGTGGGCCACATGATCCTGGCAAAAGAAATCACTGTTATGTGCTATGGAAAATTGACAATGTTACTAAGAaatctataattaaattaaag gGATGTTTTTTGGATAGTAATGATTGCTATGATAGGCCACATTGTATTGAAAACAGtgcagaaagaaaaaaagaattatttttctgttGTTGTGATGGTAACATGTGCAATCAGAATTTCACATGGGATCCACATCCAACTTCTTCTTCTAAACCTATTCAACCATCTGTTTTTCATG AATCAGAACCTGTTCCAAACACAGAGCAACAAATAATAACACTTGTTTTGTCAATATCGATACCTATGCTACTACTTGCTATTATATTGCCATTATTATATTGGTGTTACCGACGTCGAAAGTCGGGATATTTCAACGAGGTTTGGAAGGCATAT GTACCAACACTAGAGCCTCTGCCACTGCCGCAACCGTCTCCTAATTTGGGATTGCGGCCGATACAATTGCTTGAAATAAAAGCTCGTGGTCGTTTTGGTGCTGTATGGAAAGCACAATTGAAAAATGAGATTGTTGCTGTTAAAGTATTTCCAATACAAGATAAGCAATCATGGCAAACTGaacaagaaattttcaaacttgcTCACATGGATCATGAAGATATATTACGTTTCATTGGTGTTGAAAAAAGAGGTGATAATTTACAAGCTGAATTCTGGTTAATCACTGCATACCATGAAAAAGGTTCACTATGTGATTATTTAAAGGCAAATGTTGTTACATGGCCTGAAATGTGTAGAATAGCAGAATCTATGGCAAG gGGTTTGATGCACTTGCATGAAGAAATTCCAGCCAATAAAGCAGATGGATACAAACCTGCTGTGGCTCATAGAGATTTTAAGTCAAAAAATGTTTTGCTTAAAGCTGATATGAGTGCTTGTATAGCAGATTTCGGTTTAGCATTGATATTTCATCCTGGGAAACCTTGTGGAGATACTCATGGACAG GTTGGAACAAGAAGATATATGGCTCCAGAAGTTTTGGAAGGagcaattaattttacaagagATTCATTTTTACGAATCGATATGTATGCCTGTGGTCTGGTGCTCTGGGAGTTAGCTTCGCGATGCACTGTACAAGat gGACCAATTGGGGAATATAGATTACCATTTGAGGATGAAGTAGGTCTTCATCCCACTTTGGAAGATATGCAAGAAAGTGTTGtgcataaaaaagaaaggccAATCATTTTAGAAACATGGCGTAAACATCCT GGACTGCAATCAATTTGTGATACAATGGAAGAGTGCTGGGATCATGATGCCGAAGCACGTCTTTCAGCTTCTTGTGTAATGGAAAGGGTTGCCACATTGAGCAGGACGCTTGTTTTAAATTCGTCAACGTTGATACGAGTTGATAATACCAACGAGACTATTACCACTAAGGAATCTAGTATGTAG
- the Put gene encoding activin A receptor type 2 punt isoform X2 yields MSLYATILPYLILRLLGFTLGHDVKGSSVCEFYNETMCAESQQECSGREECGPHDPGKRNHCYVLWKIDNVTKKSIIKLKGCFLDSNDCYDRPHCIENSAERKKELFFCCCDGNMCNQNFTWDPHPTSSSKPIQPSVFHESEPVPNTEQQIITLVLSISIPMLLLAIILPLLYWCYRRRKSGYFNEVPTLEPLPLPQPSPNLGLRPIQLLEIKARGRFGAVWKAQLKNEIVAVKVFPIQDKQSWQTEQEIFKLAHMDHEDILRFIGVEKRGDNLQAEFWLITAYHEKGSLCDYLKANVVTWPEMCRIAESMARGLMHLHEEIPANKADGYKPAVAHRDFKSKNVLLKADMSACIADFGLALIFHPGKPCGDTHGQVGTRRYMAPEVLEGAINFTRDSFLRIDMYACGLVLWELASRCTVQDGPIGEYRLPFEDEVGLHPTLEDMQESVVHKKERPIILETWRKHPGLQSICDTMEECWDHDAEARLSASCVMERVATLSRTLVLNSSTLIRVDNTNETITTKESSM; encoded by the exons ATGTCCTTATATGCGACGATACTGCCATATCTCATCCTAAGATTGTTAG gaTTTACATTAGGACACGATGTCAAGGGTTCATCAGtttgtgaattttataatgaaacaATGTGTGCAGAATCCCAGCAGGAATGCTCGGGAAGAGAAGAATGTGGGCCACATGATCCTGGCAAAAGAAATCACTGTTATGTGCTATGGAAAATTGACAATGTTACTAAGAaatctataattaaattaaag gGATGTTTTTTGGATAGTAATGATTGCTATGATAGGCCACATTGTATTGAAAACAGtgcagaaagaaaaaaagaattatttttctgttGTTGTGATGGTAACATGTGCAATCAGAATTTCACATGGGATCCACATCCAACTTCTTCTTCTAAACCTATTCAACCATCTGTTTTTCATG AATCAGAACCTGTTCCAAACACAGAGCAACAAATAATAACACTTGTTTTGTCAATATCGATACCTATGCTACTACTTGCTATTATATTGCCATTATTATATTGGTGTTACCGACGTCGAAAGTCGGGATATTTCAACGAG GTACCAACACTAGAGCCTCTGCCACTGCCGCAACCGTCTCCTAATTTGGGATTGCGGCCGATACAATTGCTTGAAATAAAAGCTCGTGGTCGTTTTGGTGCTGTATGGAAAGCACAATTGAAAAATGAGATTGTTGCTGTTAAAGTATTTCCAATACAAGATAAGCAATCATGGCAAACTGaacaagaaattttcaaacttgcTCACATGGATCATGAAGATATATTACGTTTCATTGGTGTTGAAAAAAGAGGTGATAATTTACAAGCTGAATTCTGGTTAATCACTGCATACCATGAAAAAGGTTCACTATGTGATTATTTAAAGGCAAATGTTGTTACATGGCCTGAAATGTGTAGAATAGCAGAATCTATGGCAAG gGGTTTGATGCACTTGCATGAAGAAATTCCAGCCAATAAAGCAGATGGATACAAACCTGCTGTGGCTCATAGAGATTTTAAGTCAAAAAATGTTTTGCTTAAAGCTGATATGAGTGCTTGTATAGCAGATTTCGGTTTAGCATTGATATTTCATCCTGGGAAACCTTGTGGAGATACTCATGGACAG GTTGGAACAAGAAGATATATGGCTCCAGAAGTTTTGGAAGGagcaattaattttacaagagATTCATTTTTACGAATCGATATGTATGCCTGTGGTCTGGTGCTCTGGGAGTTAGCTTCGCGATGCACTGTACAAGat gGACCAATTGGGGAATATAGATTACCATTTGAGGATGAAGTAGGTCTTCATCCCACTTTGGAAGATATGCAAGAAAGTGTTGtgcataaaaaagaaaggccAATCATTTTAGAAACATGGCGTAAACATCCT GGACTGCAATCAATTTGTGATACAATGGAAGAGTGCTGGGATCATGATGCCGAAGCACGTCTTTCAGCTTCTTGTGTAATGGAAAGGGTTGCCACATTGAGCAGGACGCTTGTTTTAAATTCGTCAACGTTGATACGAGTTGATAATACCAACGAGACTATTACCACTAAGGAATCTAGTATGTAG